The following DNA comes from Octopus sinensis linkage group LG5, ASM634580v1, whole genome shotgun sequence.
attggGGATTAtttttaagaagaagaagaaaaaaatatctaaaattttaATGTGAAGCAATTGAAGAGGTTATCTTTAAAGTTAGCTAGTTTGTAAAATATGATTGGATTATCACTTATtcctgtttattttgttttaagacAAGAATTATTTGTATAAACATCtcactttcattttatcaaaaagaaTCACATAAAAAAGACTAcacttatgatatatatagttaaaaactTCCACTGCTGTTACCCACCCTGTTTGTATACAACCAAAATATATCACGAGTGTGCATAAATTCATGCAGCAGGCAAAATAAATGCTAGAAATACATTAACTATTagagaaaagataaaacaaaagaaaatgatatcCAGTGGAGTGAAAAGGTTTTATCTGATGCGAATGCGTATATTTCCTTTTCCTTAATGTGTTATTGATAGTATTCTTGTCATGAGATAAGAGTAAGAGAAAAGGTAATAAACATGCAACTGAAAGAAGATACTGGAAGATAATCTTTAATAATGAGCTAAACATATGTTCTTACAATAACATAGACCTGTTGTGAAGAAAGATTTATTCAGTTCAGATATCAATGTTAGTGGAAATAGAGGCGATCCTCTCACACTAGACCCTacttattaaataatattcacTTTAAGACAAATTCtacagaattttcttttttttttttttgttatgatttCATGTAATTTCTCAGATGATATATGGTGGTGTATATTTATCAATCTTGGAAAATGAATCATCTTTTTCATCTACATTACAAAGAAAACCTTATTACTAGACACAGACAACTAATATAGTTATGAAGATATAGATCATAGCTGTGTTCGGTGATCAAACAATGTTGGCCAGCATCAAACAGCATGTAGCAACACACTGCTACAAAACCATTTTCTGCACATAATCattaatcaatttttttatattaacatATCTCTCCTATCGCTATGTTCTGTTTTCCCTTTGTTTGTCACTCAATCAAATAGATTACGCTAATACAAATGTTTTGaagttaaataaaacaaatacgcTTCCAGTATTCTAACATCTTAATTGCTGGGTCTTCGTGTTCAAAGTTTAAACTTTACAATGGCATGACCCCTTCAAATGAGATGTGACGAATATAAAAGTAATCAAAGTGTAAAATTTGACCAAACGTAGCACAAAAAATTCTTTCAGATTGGGCCAATGATTCCTTGTGACTTTGAGCAGGTGCCTTTTATTATAGCCTTAGATTGACTAATGGTTTGTAAGTGAAAATTTGGATAATGGAAACTGCAAGGAAGCTtgttgcatgtttgtgtatgtgtgtgtacatctatttgTCTCCTGATGTCTTTGCATAAACACTGCTCGGGGggaagtggtggtgttgtttatgTCCCTCATAAGAAAGTGTCCCACTTGGCAGTTTGACATGCAAAGACCAGTGGAATAAAgcaccttacttgaaaacaagcaaGGGTCGGCCTCAGAAGCAGCTTCTGGCCATAGAACATCGCTTTAAGAAGTCTTGTtcaacacatgcaagcatggataaaaggagacataaaaacaatgatggtgTATATAATTCATGGGCTACTTAGTCATTTACCATCCTGATTTTAAGATTCCATCAGAATAGACACAGTCTTTTACCCTTTTTCTACTTGGATAAAAATATGAACTTGCCCAAAGTCACAAGGAATCATTGGCCCAATCTGAAAGAATTTTCTATGCTACGTTTGGTCAAATTTTACACTTTGATTACTAACAAAAAGACCTCCAAACCTAAACTATATCTCATCAGTTGAATATGTGTTACTTCCCAGTAGTTGATCTGCTAACTCTATGTTGCAGCCTGGACAAAGAAGAACAACggttttcaacaacaacaattcaacTCACAGCTATTGTTATTCAATATCACTTCCTACAGTCGCACAAAAATTATGTTCATTGACTCAAATGTACATAGCACTATATAGCAGacatgcaggtatggctgtgtagttaataaatttgcttcctaaccacagagttttgggttcagtactactgcatagcaccttgagcaagtaccttcttctatagccttgggctgacaaatgtcttgttagtggatttcttagacggaaacagaaagaagcctgtctctttcacacacatacacgaatgtgTGAGGGTGAGAATGTTTGTCTCCTtgacttgacatcatgtgattgttgtaaacgaatgttattcatttccaattctctatgaaaacatgtatggccatgggaaaatatcaccttgtttggaaacaggtaggGATTAGGGATAGCAATgatatctggccatagaaaacctgcttcaataaactctgattgacccatgcaagcacggaaGAGTGGATAATAAAACAATGAAGAAGATGACAAACAAGGTAGCATTTTTTCTAAGAGACACTTTGCAGATTAATGTCtttctaaatatgaaatattttcaccATTATAACAAGTGGCACAGAGAAAAATTAGAACTTCGAAGACATGAATTAAACTCTGTCTTTTAGAAAAGCCTTTTTGAAGGTTAATAgaataaatagcagtaatgtagTGGATACTGGAGAAAAAGAAACCCAAATCCCAGCTTGATCAGGACTTAAAACGACGATTTTATTTCTAGCTAGAAGTTATTGTTATAAACTATAATCTACTGAATCTATtgaaaatagacagagagagagagagaataacttCTTGAATGGAGAGAAATAAGTAGAGATGGAAGGAAGGAGGAGTAATGAAAGAGTGGTGAAGgtgagagtgaaaaaaaaaactaaaaaggaGCAGAGAAGAAGAATATTACTATAACAACTAGTTCTATAAGGTGTTAATAATAATCTACTTTGTGGCTTTGTACATGATACCAAAGCAAATAAAAATAGTTAATTACTATTGCAGTCTGAGTTGAAATAAGATACAATTAAGAtctaatatttatacaaaaaaaaaaaagctatattaTTTTAACTAACTTCTGATGGTTGTGCAATGTTATTGAATTTGCCCCAATCAAGTTTTTAATGAGGCAAGTGGAGGAAAAAATGTTGCACACATAATATTAGAGAAATTATATGAATTACTGTAGCTAAACTTAgctaaagaattattaatttcttgACTGTTATATGAATGACTTTATTAGCCTGGAAGTAttcaatgtaattatatatatattattcacatatacagagagaagggggagagaaagagagagagaaagaaagtatgtGTAGATAAGTGAAAGAAGGTCATATGAACTGAAATGCAGCAGAAACATAAAATTCAAACCGAATAGTGGAAACTACACGtttcaaatgaaaaaataaaaaataaattaaataaatgagacTATCTGCTTATGAAAAAACTCTCCCCAAAACAATAATCTAATGGAAGATCAATATAaagttttgctgttgtttataaATACCTGGTGGGCTGGACACGGACTGTTGCTCCATGGCTGGACTACCTGATGTACTGCTGGACGTATTAGTGCTTTCGTCTGTGGTCTTCTTGAAAAAATTATGTTGGAGGGCATAATAGGGTGTGGTGCGTGTCTTTGGATCATAATCTAACATTCTTAATATAAGGTCCTTAAATTTAAGATAGTCTGCCAAATTATGCCCAGGTTCCCCTGCCCTCCGACCTCCAGGTCCCCCACTTTCAGCACCAATTATATCATGTAGTTTCCGAGAACCCGGCTGTTTATACTGAAAAGAGAACAGAATTTGATCAGAAGGTTTCCctgaaatttatacacacatacacatatatacattatatatatatatatatatatatatatatatatatatatatatataccaagaaaaaaagtcgtcagaattttggaaaaaatatctttttatttcttctttattattagtgctttcatttgtttctcgaacttgtcaaataaaattttgtgaatgtacaaacagcttgttcatttatataaaacagatgttttttgGGGGTATTGTTTAGAAGAAAagaacattgttttgtttttttgagtaAGATTCCATTGAcaatagagatggatagatagaaatataggtaggtatataggccaatagatagatacataataataaagaagatacataataataaagaagatttaaaaagatatttttctaaaatctCAGCAATGTAAATGAAACAGTTTTTAGAAATCTTAAACATAATTATGCTGTTTTCaatgaaaggaataaaaaatataaaggacTATAGATTAGAAATACTAAAATACTTACTTTTTTACCATCTTTTGGctttttacatacatagataccatCTGGATGCTGGTCAAAATATTTCCTGGCCTTTGGAGCCTGGTCTAATAAATGCTTGGGTGGCATTCCCAGTACTTCTACAATTTTCATCATTTGATCAAACTGGAAAGAGAATacaaagtaatagcaatgagaacTGCTTTACAAACTATCACATCTAAATAATTTTCTTCTCAATATCCTCAAAAATAGCCAATGAggtcttctttttttaaaaaaaacaggttTACATCCATATTGAAAGAAAAGGGTATTTTTAATTCCCTTATTTCTTGTAGAAGTTTTTATGGGAAGAGTAAAAGGTGAAATAATTTCTTGCTGCCTTTTCCATACAAGATACCTGTATTGAGTACTGCAATTTAGCAAACCATTTGTTAATTAGGGAAGGTTTTGTTTCCTTACAACAGGGAGCTGTATGCTAATATATAATAGTCCTTTCAGCCATTTGACGTCCTGTTGGTTCACTATCTCTCCATTATTGGATTGCTTCTGAAAATCTAAGCCTTTGGATAAGATACATTATCCAGgatatctttcctttttctagtCATTGCtcatgaaatagaaatcagcaagaGGGATTTGGGCAATCTGGCAATTGCCCAGttgttactctctctttactcttttacttgtttcggtcatttgactgcggccatgctggagcaccgtctttagtcaagcaaatcgacccaagaacttattctttgtaagcctagtacttattctatcagtctcttttgccgaactgctaagttacagggatgtaaacataccagcatcggttgtcaagcgatgttggggggacaaacacagacacacacacacatatatgacaggcttctttcagtttccgtctaccaaatccactcacaaggctttggtcggtccgaggctatagtagaaggcacttgcccaaggtgctatgcaatgggactgaactcagaaccatgtggttggtaagcaagctacttaccacacagccactccagcacaaagttttttaaaaagttttaaaattctgACTTAACCAGTAGATCACTAACTTAAATTCACAACTACTGTCAGTCTTTTACATAGTGTGAGAAAGACAGTTCTGAACAACcttcacaaatgatttgtttatagtgatcaaatgcttgtgccgtacattagctcactctctccatcacatTGATGTTGCttgaacaggtgcatggtgtgtcaggttaggtgtcaaagtgatcgcagagcaatgcaagatgaagtgttttgctcaagaacacaacataccaccTGGTCTTGGAACTGAAAGCGTGATCATGTGTACAATGCTCgaaccattacacacacacacatacatcaacattataataatttaacatctgctttccatgctggcataggttggactatatatatatatatatatatatataaatctattttttatttatgcaccccttttcaagcctagccaggctcatgggtccagtttcccggtttctatggcgtatgtgttccccgctgctggacaccagtccatcgcagcgttactcaagaaacaggaagaaagagtgagagaaagttggggcaaaagagtacaacaggggccaccaccactccctgccagacCCTCatggagctgtaggtgttttcgctcaataaacacacacaacgcctggtctggaaattgaaaccgcgatcctccgatcgcaagtctgctgccctaataactgggccattgcgcctcctcatatATGTAAATGCCTAAAGTAAATACTGATTGCTTCAGGaatgtaattattttaactattgtAATTTAACTGAACTCATATAGCATTAAATGCACAATAATTACCTCGTTAGAACCAGCAAAGAGTGGTTCTCCTGTATGCATCTCTACCAATATACAGCCGAGACTCCACATATCAATGGCCAAATCATAGGCAATTCCTAGTAACACTTCAGGTGATCGGTAGAAACGACTTTGGATATATTgataaatctgaaataaaaaaatgtcAATGTAGCAATGAGaaatatgctttaaaaaaatcagaacaaaacaaacattattttctcaAAACCAACAATTAATAATCAAATCTTAATAATCAAATAATTCTTTTACAAAATATACTTTGTAAGGgtgaaattataatatatatgatattcatcaatgttcacagattactcttttgttttctgtagctTGGTAGCTATCTTTTATATGAATGTGAGGACTGAATTGTTTGATCAAGTGAATTACTTGGTCCTGAATTAACATGTATGTGGCATTCGACAGATACATGTATCCTTAGTATAATTCTCAAGCAGAATTGGTGTGTCACACAGCATGTGCGACAAGGATGtatcttttgaattacaggtgcaatTAAAACATGTTGCATAAAGGATGTTACAAGTAGTTAAAAATGCATCTAAGAACATTCTAGTCAGCAAATAAATTATGATATGTAGTGTATGAAGTTGTTTAACTTGAAGGTAAGTAGTTTATTCCGTTTTGCATGACCCTGCCATAAAGAGACTACAATAATATATCACTTTATGAGGTCCTGAGTTTATGAGTTTTattatgggatgaggtggtcaagcatgacctttggacattgggcctcacagaggcaatgacgaaagaccgagatctctggagatatgctgtgactgcaaagacccgacaaataacgtgagttcatggttgTTTGTTGTTTCCTGCCCCATCCCAtccaggatggcctgctgtgcttaccttggattgtagggcgacctgccatgcttgaggagacctattgagtcaagtacatcaacatcaaaataaaaatcaaatggaaattgtagttgtgatacctgtgccagtggcacgtaaaaagcatccactacactcacggagtggttggcgttaggaaggacatccagctgtagaaacactgccagatcagactggagccttggtcgaaccgtccagctcatgctagcatggaaaacggacgttaaacgatgatgatgatgaattaatataAAAAGGTTAAAGCATAAGATTCAAATTTTGAacaaagtgcaaaagtttctactaccataacaaatgcctCTGTGTGTTACCAAGAAATTTATAAAGGGCAAAAAAAAGTTTCTTCTAAGCAAataactctagacttgtttttgaaaaataagtCTGTCTATGAGTACTTGTGAATAGGCAATTGTGTGTACAAAAGATGGTGTGTGCAAGTCTAGTGTGAGTGAAAGagattctataataataatattttttatcataaatgatcttgacattctttttactttacataaaatattctttatattctactgttgctttattgccatttatctacaagtattataaattttataggtaaaatatttttctgggaaagAATTATgacttataacattgctactatgggaaattattgtcCTGCTATACAAGTTTTTGCTTTACGAGCAGTCTCTGGAGAAAGATAAACTCATATATCGAAGCATTACTGTACTTAAAATTTAActaaaatgaatatgtatgtaagcaagtTAAGTAGGCTGGTGACCACACGAACATTTGAACGTTAAAACATGTTTGTCCAGTTTTTACCTTGTAACTGGATGTGATTCAGTAAAGGTAAAGAGAGTTACTAAGTAGAAAATATATGGAATAACTGAAGAGTTacttattttaataaggaaagtaatacaaattatttaatattttaaaaaattgaaagataaaacatacaaaataaaatagcTAATCCTTCTTTGAGGTGGTATAGTGAGAAAGTTTATCCAATAGTTAGATTGTTTAATCCAAGATTAATCTTTATCAAGTAAATCTATGACTAAATACGTTCTAGCTACTACCGTCTCATCACTATTTCAGTACTGTCCCAAGGTCTATGCCATTCTAacatcttctttccttttttaagatggCTGGATGTGATCTGGaagaaatctggctgctatttctagcaaatgaaGTCACTATATAAAGGTTGCATGACTTGTTCTAACAGCTTTGATAGCACATGATAACAGCAGATATGATAACCAACCCTTCTCCTGAGTAACTCTCAGGTCATAGGATTACAGACTCAGTCCAACTTACTTTGTCATGTTATTGGTATTTTATGGACCAGGCTAATCATGGTAAGATCGCAAAAGAGAATCGTAAATCATAAACCTATTTAAAGTCCTGCCGTTATTGAAAAAGTTAGTccagtgatccctcgtttatcgcggtagattggttccaagaccggccgcgataactgaatttctgcgaagtagggacaccatatttacagtatttatttaacgtgtatttggacttttaaaacccgctctgtactgttaacaacccacccattacagtagtctattaataacaaggacaactgttaggcaataacactttagatttaaaaaaataaagatcgttactgttacacaggccagattacaaaacAGAAAGCTGTGATTCGACGTCActctccattgcaccaatcacagcccgtcttaagttcaaatacccctgtatatgcttttttgctattttacacttcttttgttgttcctagactaggaaataatatttattattaatatcttaatggatttaatgaaaaattttagtcgttcatatatatatatcttaaaaatctGCGAAGTTGTGAATCTGCAATAGTTGAACTGCAAAGTAGCGAGGGGTCACTATAAATGATTGCTAATTTGATGAATGTAATGTAGAAGATTAACAGATGCacaatagaaaacaaaagaaaatgttgcTTACCCTTTGACCTAATTGACAGGAACTGCCAAAATCAACTATTTTGATTGCACTGCGTTTGGGATTACACAGTAATATATTTTCAGGTTTCAGGTCACAATGAATGATGTTCAACTCAGGTGTGGCAAGGAACAATAGTGCTGTACACAACTGCTGGGCAAATTTTCGAGTTAAATTCAAAGATACCCCTCGGAAATTGGTGTTTCGTAGTAAGTCGTATAAATTGTAGGATAAGAGTTCAAATACTAGGCACAAGTGGTTTCGGAACATAAAATGCCTTTTCAGTTTCACTacagtaaaagaaagagaaaaaaaaaaaggaaaaaaaaagggagggaaaAATGAAAGCATATATGATTAGTATTGATTCAAACCTGAATTAAAATTCAagcatattaatattttatatgtatgcatgtatgtgtgtgtatatatatatatatatcttataattttcAAATTCATACTTTAACTATTGATTTGTTACTTAAGCATGGGGGAAATAAATGTAACATTTATCCCTTATTTAAAGGCTAAAGAGAAATGAATTTTCTATAATCAGTTATCAAAACCAGGCCCTGGCTAAGAAGATTTTACTCAAAAGCATTTATCAcacattttataaatacattagcATTTCTTGAAAAGTGAAAACACTTTTTCCTGATAGTCctaataacaacagaaaatgaaTTACAGAAGgactgacaaaaaaataaaattagttaacAGTTGATGTCCCCTGCAGTTGAAGGCTGccagaaaattctacaaattctgaaaaactttttaattttaattttagcagtttagtttaattttatacataaactGTAAACTGAAGAGTATTGACATGTATTTCAATAAAAACCAGTAATGGATGGAAAAGATGGTAGAGAAACTACATAGATGTAAATGGAAGTAGAACAATTTAGatctcaaaaattcctttagCAGTTTCATCTATTCCTGAAAACCAGAACATCCATTCAGTGATCTTTAGATTGTCTTCTTCAACTGATACATTCAAATGCAATATCAAGCActttattttggaatttttgtTAATTTGCCTTGAAATAGTTATGTTAATCACCAttttaacccctttgttaccaacccggctgaaaccggctctggcactgagtacaaatcttccaccaaaccttagtcacagtttatgttcctaacactggctgaatgataactaaggctatttcactaaattctttgttatatctaaaataattgagagaaacacagagcatctcaaaataaatacagtaacgaaagggttaaggcactTTACTATCTTAATCAGTTGTATTGTAGTATAAATGCTATTAAGCATTCACCTATTTGCTATTTCTCTATGccaacatatttttttctgtctttagatTCAAACAAGACATCCACTGCATTGTCTCCCTTCAATTATCATCTACAAATACTTTATTCCACAATATTGGATCTTCCCTTATCTTTCCTACCAATTAATCATACACTGGCATGTTAtcctcaatatattttttttacttgtttcagccagagGATGTGGTGATGCAGGGGGCATTGCCACAGACATTACAGTTGCTTTTGCTCACACAAACAGAAAGTGATgagcttatttgtttatttgaacaCAACCTGTAATTCCATATAGATGCATGTTTAATAGATAAAGGCATAGGAAACCACccccacagaaaaaaaacaaacaacattttCTATTCAAGACCCATACATGGCATAGTGAtagcatttaaattttttctgatctgtttaattaaactaattaaatgcTACTGTGTTTAGTACACTAACTTTACAGAATACTAAATATTTTGGAATTGTAATATACTAAGAGAACACTACtacctaacttatatatatatatatactttgtactGTTTGCTTGTGTGTAGGACCAGCAAAAATGTACACATCCAGTGAGAGACAAGTATCATTTAATGAAAACAGGATTTAAGTTCCATGCTTGGATAGCATACAGGGCACAATCCAGCAACTGCTCAGGTACAAATGACATGGTTACTCTGTGAGGAATTGCAaggaaaaataatgagaaaaaaatcacaaaaaaagagaaaaaaatgagggAAAACATTAAAGGAAAATGAGAATGTTATATGCCCTTTATCTGTTTGGGTGTTTACAGTAAAAATAACTATGTCTAAAGTAGGTAGTCAAATGGAGGAGAAGCTAAAGTGTGTTAAACTGCATGTCTCTTCCAGTTCGATAACAGAAATTTGGTGAGATGCTTGCATCTTGTATAAACTTCTGGTCTTATTTTAGAAAGTTGGTGCAGTTATTTGTATTTCCTCAGAGTAGCTGTGTCATTTGAGCCAGAAGGATTGCTGGATCATGCATAGTACATTATACCAGCCCATCCTATTACTGTGTTATCCAAGCATGAAACCTGAAGTAGCTTACATATAACTCCTgtatattcattaaataatcatATGTATGGGATAAAGTGAACATAATTCTAAGAACAGTTTAACATTATACTCAATAATCTCCGTAAAATTGTATAATATCAGCTACATTGTAATAAACTAGAAGAATGATAAGAGGTGGGTAGGATTAGTTAATAAATAAGCAAACATCactaaaaaaaaggaaggactgTAATATTTATCGTATTTTCAGAATTATTAGATCTTCAAAACATTACGAGAAGAAGCATTCATTAACAGGAGGAGATAGTTGGAATAATTTTTTAAAGGAATTCTGCAATTCATGCTATTATCAAAATTTTGAGTAAATTTAAATTAGTAAGCTGGAaatacagattaaaaaaaaaaaattcattcccTTCAGCCAACCATTATATTTAATTACAAGCAAAGTAATaaggttgtgtgtgcgtgcatatgtgtgtgtgtagatagatagatagatagatagatagatagagagagagagagagagtcatctaAAACATACTTAGTATTTACACAATATAGTAATGTCTGAGAATAAATTCCGATAAGTCTTAAATTACACTAGATTtgt
Coding sequences within:
- the LOC115211760 gene encoding dual specificity tyrosine-phosphorylation-regulated kinase 1A isoform X6; this encodes MVYGQLVGCSDQLVIMADSGATVSSLASHHDLNSMALSAAAVAAATSHHHDLTAMQKRIPLTFRDPSHAPLRKLSVELIKTYKHINEVYYAKKKRRAQLPHDESIHKKGRTNVPVYNDGYDDTNHDYIITPGEKWMDRYEIDSLIGKGSFGQVVKAYDHVDLEYVAVKIIKNKKPFLNQAQIEVRLLELMNKHDIESKYYIAGELRNSSGTVVKLKRHFMFRNHLCLVFELLSYNLYDLLRNTNFRGVSLNLTRKFAQQLCTALLFLATPELNIIHCDLKPENILLCNPKRSAIKIVDFGSSCQLGQRIYQYIQSRFYRSPEVLLGIAYDLAIDMWSLGCILVEMHTGEPLFAGSNEFDQMMKIVEVLGMPPKHLLDQAPKARKYFDQHPDGIYVCKKPKDGKKYKQPGSRKLHDIIGAESGGPGGRRAGEPGHNLADYLKFKDLILRMLDYDPKTRTTPYYALQHNFFKKTTDESTNTSSSTSGSPAMEQQSVSSPPAPPSSSVSVSRRDKSFIQLSRTS